The following proteins are encoded in a genomic region of Montipora foliosa isolate CH-2021 chromosome 8, ASM3666993v2, whole genome shotgun sequence:
- the LOC137968670 gene encoding uncharacterized protein, producing MDRCVKPDNFGTVISRQIHFSVASAIGYGQVTYLRIENDKGNIHCSFLMGKSHLAPLKAMTIPRLELTAATMSVRIGGMVSRELDDPVDSETYWTDSTTVLKYIRNEAKRFHVFVANRVQSIRDQTDPAQWRYVESKNNPADDGSRGLNGYQLSDQQRWIKGPNFLWLSESEWPEPPCVLNSVLNNDPDVKKVQVLTTVVDEKADILARLARFSNWHCMKRCITWILRLKQLLTHKQLPLTDKAHRTRNAAIKDTSRESFAVKEMQRTEKTILQLVQDSAFPRELEVLRKIQREHCQETHDFSRARKAEIKKSSTLYQLDPVLDKNGLLRVWGRLGKSRVFPDDFKHPVILPKEEFRGESRYS from the coding sequence ATGGACCGTTGTGTCAAGCCTGATAATTTCGGTACTGTTATTTCAAGGCAAATCCATTTCTCAGTCGCAAGTGCCATTGGTTATGGCCAAGTGACGTATCTACGGATTGAAAATGACAAGGGTAACATCCACTGTTCGTTTCTGATGGGGAAGTCCCACCTAGCCCCACTTAAAGCCATGACAATTCCGCGTCTCGAGCTTACAGCCGCGACTATGTCTGTTCGAATAGGTGGAATGGTTTCCAGAGAGCTAGATGATCCCGTTGATAGTGAGACCTACTGGACCGATAGCACAACTGTATTGAAGTACATACGAAACGAAGCGAAGCGTTTCCATGTGTTTGTAGCAAATCGCGTGCAAAGTATCCGAGATCAAACAGATCCTGCTCAGTGGAGGTATGTTGAATCCAAGAACAACCCGGCTGATGATGGATCGCGTGGTCTGAATGGTTATCAATTATCTGATCAGCAACGTTGGATCAAAGGCCCCAATTTCTTATGGTTATCTGAGAGTGAATGGCCCGAGCCTCCTTGTGTCCTGAATAGCGTCCTCAACAATGATCCTGATGTCAAGAAAGTTCAAGTGCTAACTACTGTTGTCGACGAAAAGGCAGACATCCTGGCGAGGCTTGCGCGTTTCAGTAACTGGCATTGCATGAAGAGGTGCATCACCTGGATACTTCGCCTCAAGCAATTATTAACCCACAAGCAGTTACCGCTGACAGACAAAGCACACAGAACGAGAAATGCAGCCATCAAAGACACGAGTCGCGAATCATTCGCGGTTAAAGAAATGCAGCGCACAGAGAAAACCATTCTCCAACTGGTACAAGATAGTGCGTTTCCTAGGGAGCTTGAAGTATTACGGAAGATCCAGCGAGAGCACTGTCAGGAGACTCATGATTTTTCAAGAGCCAGAAAAGCAGAAATCAAGAAATCTAGCACATTGTATCAACTTGATCCTGTTCTAGACAAGAATGGCTTGCTGCGTGTTTGGGGAAGACTTGGCAAATCACGAGTGTTTCCAGATGATTTCAAACACCCGGTTATCCTCCCAAAGGAAGAATTTCGTGGTGAATCTCGTTATTCGTGA
- the LOC137968671 gene encoding uncharacterized protein — protein MEGHRLNKEEGATPVVGEVVLVVGDEKNRGEWEKGKVMCLIQGEDGVVRGVILLHKGHTIERPLQLVCPLEIRGAYHSVHLQEGRRDEVHSRNQRGVWYRRAKRWFEELGELSDVKVPSCFQLDCSVEAVTLCTFSDASADAYGVATYTRYLYKDGTVLTSLVAYKTGVTPLPATSIPRLELMGAVLELRLALSIANVLKFDRNQLASCGGYHVAVGASSHSWQTDPSPEATMEVWKTSGEPMQELTLFALMQETPSRLQPSRFSSWRKLVRVRAWVGQFVNNCRIHINERSYRELGCQEIADVEIEIIKKAQRMHFMKITRYW, from the exons ATGGAAGGTCACCGTCTAAACAAGGAAGAGGGAGCTACACCCGTAGTCGGAGAAGTTGTTCTTGTCGTTGGAGACGAAAAGAACCGTGGAGAGTGGGAGAAAGGGAAGGTGATGTGCCTCATTCAAGGCGAGGATGGTGTTGTTAGAGGTGTGATTTTGTTGCATAAGGGACACACTATTGAGAGACCTCTACAGCTAGTTTGTCCATTGGAGATACGAGGAGCATATCACAGTGTTCACCTGCAAGAGGGGAGGAGAGACGAAGTGCATTCGAGGAACCAGAGG GGTGTTTGGTATAGAAGAGCTAAAAGGTGGTTTGAGGAGCTTGGAGAGTTATCAGATGTCAAAGTTCCCAGTTGTTTCCAATTAGATTGTAGTGTTGAGGCAGTAACCCTATGCACCTTTAGTGATGCGTCAGCTGATGCATATGGAGTGGCAACATATACAAGATACCTTtacaaggatggcacagtcttGACCAGCTTAGTGGCCTATAAGACAGGGGTAACACCCTTGCCAGCAACAAGTATTCCTAGGCTCGAACTAATGGGAGCCGTATTGGAATTGAGATTGGCCTTGTCTATAGCAAATGTACTCAAGTTTGACAGGAACCAACTGGCGTCTTGTGGTGGATACCATGTCGCAGTCGGAGCTTCAAGCCATTCGTGGCAAACTGATCCAAGTCCCGAAGCAACAATGGAAGTGTGGAAGACATCTGGAGAGCCAATGCAAGAATTAACCCTGTTTGCTCTGATGCAAGAGACACCTTCCCGTTTGCAGCCCAGCAGATTTTCAAGTTGGAGAAAACTAGTGAGAGTTAGAGCATGGGTTGGGCAATTTGTGAACAATTGCAGGATACATATCAATGAGAGAAGTTACAGGGAGCTGGGTTGTCAGGAAATCGCAGATGTGGAAATCGAAATCATCAAGAAAGCACAAAGGATGCATTTCATGAAGATTACAAGGTACTGGTAA